The following is a genomic window from Nitrospira sp..
CCCCTCAAAAGTGTGGCCATAGCGGAATATTCACTTGGTCTCAGAACATAGGCGGGAAGGTCTGGTGATTAGAGCGGTTTCAGAGGCACGGCACCGAACCAGTGGTAACGATTGCGAGCAACGAATTCGTAGAGTCGATTGGCTATCGGCTTGAAAGCAGGTCTGGTAAGGAGGGTTACCAACAGCCGGCCACCGGGAAGCCCCGGGAGTAACGGAAGAAAAGCATCCAGCCCTTTGCTGATCCGACCGTCGGCGCCGACCAGGTAGGCCGCGTCGGGACGACCGGGCCGATACTCCAAGCCAAGGGCCTGTTGTGCTTCCAGGCTTTGATAGGGAACGAATCTAACGGAAGCCGGTTGGTCGAACCGCGACAACCGTTCGATCCCTTCCTTGCTCGTGACGCAGAATCGGCAGGCTCCGTCGTAAATGACCGTGCAGGACTGTTGAGTGGGCGTAGGATGGTCCACCATGATGACACCGATGGAATTCAACCTATCATCCGAACCTTGTGGGAACAAGGCGACTTGCGGGGAACCGGAACGGCAGTTATAGTGCCGCCATGGAAGCGTACAGGCCGATCATCACCCTTCTCATTGCACTGATCGGGGTGGAAGCCATCCTGCTCATGGTCGGATCGGCCTCGCCGCTTTCACCCATCCAACACGACCTGCTGCTGGGGTTTCTTTTCGGACTGCCGGCGCTGTTGGCGGGAGGACTTGCCTTAATCCGTCAGCAATGGATCATGATGGCAGCGGTGATGTACGGCACGATCGACTTGGCGCTCGACCTCGCCACGATCGTCCAAGAAGCCAGCCGGCCTTCCCCCGGACCTGCGATTCTGGCATTCACCGTGGTGAGCAGCCTGCTGAACTTCTTGATCATGATCCTCAGCGGTCGTTGCGTTCTTACCGCTCCGCCGGACGAACGGACTCCAAGAGGCCCCCATCCCAATCCTCGGTTCCCTTCTTCATCTTGATCGGTTTGATCTTGACATATCCCGCCTCATGCAACCACCGGGCTGTCTCGCGCAATGAATAGGTGTTGCCCCGCTCCGTGAACAGCAACATACTCACAGCAAAGAGGCTCGCTTCTTGCGGAACAATCCCTCTCGACCATGAAGAAACGCATCTTGGATGATCAGTCGCCCACTGGGAGTCAGAGCCGGAAGAATTCGGCGAAACAACGCCTGATTGTCCTCTGGCGAATAGATATGGAGCACATTGGAATACCAGACCACATCGTACTGGCCGGAGAGCGGCTCGTCCGTGAAGTTCAACGGCAGGTAGGACAGTCTCTTCCGCGCCTTATGCTTGGCGGCAATCTCCTTGGCCACTTCCAACGCTTCCGCACGATCACAGACGGTCGCCTTCAGTTTTGGATGACGCGCGAGAAACGCCATCGCATAGGTCCCAGGTCCCCCGCCGAGATCCAATAAGGTTCTCGCCCGGCTCAAATCCATCTGTCCTGCGATTCTGGCCGCCACATCGATGGAACGATGGTGCATGGCCCAGGTAAACTGCCGTCGATACCCGGGTGCCTCCGGTTCGTCATGATCGACGGGCCGTCCGCTTCGCATGGTCTCAGTCAGTTTCGACCAATCCGCCCACTGATTCTTCAGCAGGTCTACATAGGCACCCCGATACGTGGGATGCTTCGCATTCAATCCCGTCGCAGCGAAGGGACTGTTGCAATAGGCTCCTCCACGCTTCTTCAACAGTCCACAGGTTGCAAGATTACGGCAGAGGATGTCCAACCCGCGTTCGCTCACGTCGAGGATCTGGGCCAACTGTGCAACCGTCCTCGTTCGACCAGCCAGCGCGGTGAAGAGATCCAATTCAAGCGCGGTCAGAATGACTCGAGGCAATCGATAGGCCACCAACACATCGCGGAAGGTTTCGATGTTGATGATGGACGGGGCTGTCATGAACAAGCCGGTGCCATCCGCTTCGTGCTAGGCCCGGTTGCTGAAGAGGTTCTGACACCAACGCACGGAAGCCATGACCTCGTCAGGCCGCTGAAAGTCTAGGCCCTTGAGGAAGGTAATGGCGACATAATCGTCATTCATATCCGTCTGTTCAACGAAACCGGCATTAAGGAGGGCCGGTCGCATTTTGGACACTGCCGGACCAAGAAAATACTTCGCCTGTTTCGCCACTTCGTCGCTTCCAAGATCCTCCGTCGTCCCGTCGCACATCAGGCTCTTCACATCATCCATGGCGATTCCGTGCTGACAGAGGAATTGCCCATCCGGCCGGACCTCCAACAACCACCCGTCGTCCCCGAGATCGAGAGCGAGGGCTCCACCCGGTTCCAATTCATAAAATTGTGGGACGGTCGCAAGCAGACGAGACCTCGTGTGGTCCCATGACGAACGGTCGGCGGTATTCATGCGTGAGACGGCCGGGGTTGGGGAGCCGGCTCCTCGGCCGCCAGCCGGGCGCGAAGCAATTCAAGCCGCGCGGTGTTTTCAACTAACTTGGGGAGATCATACTTACGATCCATGCGCACGACCTGCTCCAACAAATCGAGCGCCATCTTCAATTGCCCCAGGTCTTCATAACATTGCGCCAACACGTACCGGGCTCCGCCGGTACGCAATTCATCGCGGTTCCGCTCGGCGATCGACTGGCTGGTATGGCAGCAGGCGATGGCATCATCATAGCGCTTTTGGATGGCGAATGTTCGCCCCATCATCCGCCAGGCATCGGCCACACCGCCTTGATTGTTGAGGCGGCGCATCAGCACCAAGGACTGTTCGTAGTGACGGATGGCTTCGTCGAATTGGCCGGTTTCTCGCGCCACCAATCCCAGATCCGAAAACAATACCGCCTTCCCCATTTCGTCATGCACGCGGCTCATGATGTCGAGCGCCTCGAGGTAATAGGCTCTGGCACGATCCCATTCGCCGGCGTCGGCGCGGAGATTCCCCAGATTGGCCAAGGTCGTGCCGATGCCCTTTTCGTCGCCCAGTACCTTCTGCAACTCCAACACCTCTTGATAATAATTCTGCGCCGCTTCGCGACGACCGCTCACCGCACAAATGTTGCCGAGGTTACCCAGGGTGGCGCTCAACGCCCGCTGATCGCCCGTCAGACGGTCACACTCCAAGGCTTTGGCGTAACAGGCATAGGCATCCGTGTAGTGCCCGCGCGCAAAATGTTCATTTCCCTGGCGGTTGAGCTCCTCTGAGAGTCCGTTTCGAAGAGGCATCGTGTCCTACGCCTGTAGCGCGCGCTCCACCGCCTGTTTCGCTCCGGTGAGAATGCTCGCGCCGTCGCCGACAAGAATCGAGTCGAAATTGTATTTCAACAAGCGCCTGAGCCCTTCCCTCGCCTTCACCGCATCACTGTACTTTTCCGGTGCCAGGAGGCTCAACATCCCCGCCGGCTTGCCGATGAGCGCATCACCGACCATCAGCACCCCACGCCCCTGTTGAAGGAACAAGGCCGATTCACCGGGAGATTTCTGATCCGTGAGCTGAATCACCCAAATGCCGCCGGGCAACAGCTCGCCGTCCTTGAAGGTCTTGGTCGGCTTCAGATCCATGTACGGGGCATCGTTGTCCGGTACCTGCAACTGGCAACGGAATTCAGCCTGATAGGTCGCCGCCTCGCGAGCATGGTCGCGATTGGTGACGATGATGTAGTCCGGGGCACCCTGGCGGCGAATGAACGTGCCGGCTTCGGCCGTCATCGGCGGAGGATCTATGACGATCTTGTGCTCGCCGACGTGAAGAAACAATCCGTTAAAGTCGAGCTGTTTCTCTTCGGAGTACCAGGACCATTGCCAGATCCCGGGGAGAAGCGCGTTCACGTCCTGTACCTCAGCCTTTCGGAACTAGAGGCCTGCCACCGCATCCTGTACGGTCTTGGAAACCTTGCTGCGTATTCCGGCCTCCGTGGGTAAATCGATCATGTCGTCTTCCGACACGGTGATGAATTTCCGATTCGGGCCCTTCGTCAGGGAAACGAGAAACATGCTGTTCGTCGGCTTCGTCGGAATCACTACTTCAACGGCCCCGTCAATGCCCCGAACCACTTCAAGAAACTTCTGCTTGCCTTCTTCCCACTCGTCCATAGAACCTCTTCACCCGATCACATGGACCCAGCGCCCGCAGCCGGCGCAGCGGCCAACAATTTTTCCACTTCTTGGGT
Proteins encoded in this region:
- a CDS encoding TPR repeat-containing protein; this translates as MPLRNGLSEELNRQGNEHFARGHYTDAYACYAKALECDRLTGDQRALSATLGNLGNICAVSGRREAAQNYYQEVLELQKVLGDEKGIGTTLANLGNLRADAGEWDRARAYYLEALDIMSRVHDEMGKAVLFSDLGLVARETGQFDEAIRHYEQSLVLMRRLNNQGGVADAWRMMGRTFAIQKRYDDAIACCHTSQSIAERNRDELRTGGARYVLAQCYEDLGQLKMALDLLEQVVRMDRKYDLPKLVENTARLELLRARLAAEEPAPQPRPSHA